TCGGGACACCGGACCCAGGGGAGGGGACGCTCGAGGCAGAAGCCGCCAGGGCCGGCGCCCGCATCGTGAGGCTGCCCAGCCTTTGTCGGAGCCCGCACGTCGGCCGCGACGCGCTGGCGTTGTGGAGGCTCCAGGCGATTTTCGCCGACTTCGAGCCGGACGTGGTGGCGACGCACACCTCGAAGGCCGGCGTCATCGGTCGGTTGGCCGCGCGTTGGGCCGGGACGCGGGTGGTCGTCCACACTCATCACGGCAAGGGCTTCGATGTGTTTCCGCGCGGTTGGCGACGGACTTCCGTGCTGGCTATCGAGCGTCGGCTTGCCGGTCTGAGCGACCACATCGTCGTCAGTCCCAGGCAGCGGGACGAACTGGTCGACCTGGGTGTCGTACCGGCGCGGCGGTCGCGGGTGATTCGGTACGGGATCGATCTGAAACCGTTTGTTGCGGCGCCGGCAGCGGGCCAGCCCCTGCGCCGTGAACTCGGTGTGCCGGATGACGCCTTGCTGGTGGCCGTCGTCGGCCGCGTGGTCGCGATCAAGGGGCAGGATGTATTCCTGCGGGCGTGCGCGCGGTTCGTCGGGCGATGCCCGAGCGCCCGGGTCGTCCTGGTCGGGGACGGTGCGTTTCGGCCCGAGTGCGAACGGCTGTCACGAGAACTCGGTCTGGCAGACCGGGTGTTCTTTCTCGGCTGGCGTCGTGACATCCCGGCGATCATGCACTCGGTCGATGTCGTGGCGCTCCCGACGGTGCGGGAGTTCGAGGGCACGCCGGTCGCGCTGATCGAGGCGCTCGCCGCCGCCCGCGCGGTCGTGGCGAGCGATGTGGGTGGTGTGGCCGATCTCGTCGAGCACGGTGTGACCGGCCTGCTCGTCCCGGCCGGCAGGCCCGAGGCGCTCGCCGCGGCCATCGAGCACCTGCTCGGCCACCCACGGGCGCGTACGGCGATGGGCGAGGCCGGACGCTGCCGCGCCAGCGAGTGGCATTCGCTCGAACACATGGTGAATGAAACCGAGCAGTACTATCGTGAGCTCCTGGAGGCAGCCGATTAGATGTCGATGATTGCCGTGACGGCCCTGGCGTTCGCGTTTGCCGTGTCGGTGGGGCTCACGGTCCTCGTGCGTTTCGTCGCGAGACGACGTGGGTTCGTGGCGCATCCGCGAGCCGACCGCTGGCACCGCCGCCCGACAGCGCTGCTCGGCGGCATCGCCATCGCGCTCGGATTCGCCGTGCCGGTCCTGTCGTTCGGGCAGATCCACGACGTCGGCCCGATTGTCGGCTTGTCGCTGCTCGTGGCCGGGCTGGGCCTCATCGACGATCTGTTTCGGCTCGGTCCGGGGACCAAGCTCGTGTCCCAGACGGTCATCGCGGCCGCCGCCCTGTTCCTCGGGTATCGCCTCGGCTGGACCGGTTCGTTGACGGTGGACTCGCTCCTGACGGTGGTCTGGCTCGTCGGGTTGGCCAACGCGTTCAATCTCCTCGACAACATGGATGGTCTTGCCGCCGGCGTCGCGGCGATCGGCGCCGCGGGCTATCTCGTTCTCGCGGTCACGAGCGGCACGCCCGCGGACGTCGTGATGCTGAGCGCGCTCGTCGGTGCGACGCTCGGCTTCCTCGTGTTCAACGTCCACCCGGCGTCGATCTTCATGGGCGACACAGGGAGCCTGTTCCTCGGCTTCACGGTTGCGCTCCTCGCGACGAGACTGGGTCCGGGTCTCGGCGCGGGAGGCGCGTCGGCGATCATCGTGCCGGTGGCTGTGCTGTCCGTACCGATCTTCGACACGACGCTCGTCACCTTCATCCGCAGTCTGGCCGGCCGTCCCATTTCCGCCGGAGGGCGCGATCACTCGTCACACCGGCTCGTGGCCCTCGGTCTGCCGGAACAGAGAGCCGTGCTCGTGCTCTATGGCTGCGCGGCCGCGGCGGCGGTCGCAGGACTGTCGGGGTTCTACCTCGACGTGACGCACGCCAACATCCTGCTGGGCCTCTTCACGGTCGGCCTGGCCTTCTTCGGCGTCGAACTGGCGCACGTGCGGGTCTACAACCCTGCGGATTTGGTGAACGGGCCGAGACACGGTGTGGTACTGGTCCTGAAGACATTCAACTCATCGCTGCACTTCCTCGACGTCCTGCTCGACATCTGCATCACGACGCTGGCCTACTACACGGCATATCGTGTCCGGTTCAGGGATCCCGCATTCGTCCTGTATTTCCCGCTCTTCCTTCACTCGCTGCCCCTCGTCGTGGCCACGACTGTCGCATCGCTCTGGGCGGTGGGGGCGTACCGCGGGCGGTGGCGGCACTTCGGTCTGCGTGACGCCGCCGTGCTGGTGAGGGGCACCGCCCTTGCCGCGTTCGCGTCGGTGACGGCCGTCTCGTACCTCTACCGGTTCGAGCGGTACTCGCGTGGCGTCTTCGTGATCTCCGCGGTGCTCACGCTGATCCTGCTGTCTGTCGGACGGGCGTCCTTCGCCTGGGTACACCGGCTCGCGCGCCGCGTCCGCCGCGCGAGGGAACGGGTCGTTCTGTACGGCGCCGGCGCAACGGGTGAGGCCGCGTTGCGGGAGGCGCGATCCGGCCGGGCGGCGCTCGACGTGGTCGGCGTGATGGACGACGCATCGGACGGTCGGGAACGACGCCTGCAGGGCGTTCGCATGTTGGGCGGGTTCGACGCGTTGATTGAGACCGTCGGGCGGCAGGGTGTGGATGGCGTGATCCTCGCCACGTCGCGGCTCGACGCCGCCAGGCTCGAGATTCTCTGCGCCGCGTGCGCCGAACGTGATGTTTTCCTGCTGAGATACCGGTCAGGTTTCGAGAGCATCCTGACCGATGGTCATGAGACCGGCCCGACCGGAAGAGAACCCGGCGAGAATTCCGACGAGGTGTCCGTTGGCGCTCCTTCGTGATTGGTCTGCGCGCGTGGCGCGCCTCGTGCTCGTGCTCTGGCTGTGGCCCAGTCCCGCCGTTGCCGCTGCTGTCGCGGAACCTGGCGCGCGCTCCGACGCGACCGCATCGGGCCGGCAGCGCCCGGACCTCGTGCTGATCCTGGTCGACGCCCTCCGGGCGGACCGTCTCTCTGTCTCCGGCTACGGCCGGCCGACCACGCCACGCCTCGATCGGCGGCGGTCGGAGCTGCGCTGGTTCACCGACGCGGTCACGCACGCGACGCACACCGTTCCATCTGTCGCCTCGCTCTTCGTGGGTGTTCCGCCCCGGCTCCACAAGATCCAGTGGGACCCCCGGACCAGGTCCTTTCCGCCGAACGGGCAGCATCCGCGGCTCGAGACGTCGCTCCCAACGCTGCCCGAGGTGCTGAGTGCCGCTGGCTACGACACGCGGGCCTTCGTGGGCAATCCCTGGATCACCGAGGAGAACCGCTTCAACCGCGGATTCGGGGTCTTCGAAGGCTGGCGTGCATGGGATCGGGACGGGACGAACGACGACAAGGCGATCCTCGAGACTGTCGCCTCAGTGCTCGAGGCGTCGTCCGAACGCCCTCGGTTCGTGTACGCCCACCTGATGAGCGTGCACAGTCCGTACGACAAGGGGCACCGCGAGCTGGTGCGCGAGATGGGCGTGGACCGCTTCGTGAACGGCCTGAGGGAGGCATCACCGCGTGATATCACCTTCATGAGCGATGTCTACGACTCCGATGTGCTCTACGTGGACGGCCTCGTGGGCGGGCTGCTCGACGCGCTCTCGGCTCGCGCCGGGTCACGTCCGGTGGCCGTGTGCGTGTTCGGCGACCATGGTGAGGAGTTCCACGAGCACGGAGGGTTCGGGCACAATACGACCCTCTTCCAGGAGCTCGTCCAGGTGCCCGTTCTCTTCTGGGGACCGGGCCTGGTGGACCGAACGGGGCCGTCGGACTACCCGTTCGAGCTCATCGACGTGCGGCGGATCTTCACCGCGCTGGCCGGCGTGTCGGACGACGCGGCCGTGGGGCTCGTCTCCTCCGTGCTGCCGGCGCCGCCGACCCCGGGCGAGCGGCTTCGCGCGATCGAGCTGGACGCGCAGAAGGCGCTCTATCTCCGGCCATGGAAGTACATCGTGACGCGGGAACCCTTCGAGGAGCGGCTCTACAACCTGGCGGTGGACGGGACGGAACGCGTGAACCGCGTCGTCGTGGACGCCGAGATGGCGGCGAAGCTTCGTACGATCGCTCAGCGCCTGTGGCCGGAACTTCCCTACCCGGCCGTCGATCCCGCCGCGCCGTCCCTGTTCGTGCGGCTGGCGTGCGTGTCCGGCGTGGTGAGCGTTGTGATCCTTCTGGTCCTCCTTCGTCGGCTCTAGCGCCGAACGGCCCGAAATCACTCGGGGAACGGTTGTCGGCCCCGGTTGCGTACATCCCGCCATCCATCGATCACACCCCGGATGAGCGCCCTGGCGAGAGACAGCCGGCCCTCGAGGCTCGCCCGCAAGACGCGGAACGACACGTCCGCGCACTCGTAGGCCAGGAACGCCGCGTAGACGGGTCGGCCGCGCTTGAACTTCCGCACGAATCGGTGACGGTTCCTGACGAAGTAGTACATCGCCAGAGGGGCGGCCGGGCCACCCGTCGCGCTGCTCTCACGATGGCGGACGACGGCGCCGGGTGCGATCCACAGTTCCCAGCCGGCGGCCCGGGCGCGGACGGCGAAATCCATGTCCTCGCAGTAGAGGAAATAGTCGTCGTCCAGGTACCCCACGTCCTCGACGGCCGACCGGGGCAACAGCAGGCAGGATCCACTCAGCGCATCCACGCGAACGTCGCCGGACGGTGGAGCGGTGTGCAACCGACCCGTTGTCCGTCCACGCCACCACGAAATCGACGGCCCGCAACCCCTGAACGTCGCCGCGGTGTCCTCCGGCACGAGTCGGGGACCGATCAAGGCCCGGGGATGGCGCTGGCTGGCGGCGAGGAGGGTCGCAATCGCCCCGGGCTCGACGAAGGCATCCGGATTCAGCAAGAGGATTGCGTCACACACGGCGTGTAGGCACCAGCGGATCCCCGCGTTGGCGCCGCCCGTGAAGCCGAGATTCTCGGCGTGCCTGATCAGCGTGACCTGCGGATATCGGGCCTCGATGGTGTCGGCGGAACCGTCAGTCGACGCATTGTCGACCACGACCACCGCCGTAGGCGGCGCGGTGGAACGGAGCAGCGAGTCGAGGCATGCGGTGATGTAGCGGAGTCCGTTGAAGTTGACGATGACGACGCTGGCGCGCGGTGTGGGTGCGGTCGGGAGCCGGCTCATTCGGCGGGCTATCGATCGGATTGGCCCCGCCGGGCGATGGCCTGGACGGCGAGCATCAGCGCCATCCGCGCGTACAGTACGGCGCCAGCCACCGGCAGCGAGACCATCCGGAAGCGCGCCGCACGGTGCTTGACGAAGTACCGGTAGGCGCTGCGATGGAACGCGCGGATGGACAGCCCTGGCGCGTGGCGGCGGCTACGGCCGATACCGTGCGTCACGACCGCGGACGGGAGGTACACAACGCGCCAGCCGGCTTCCTTCAGCCGCTTGCACAAGTCCGCGTCTTCCCAGTAGAGGAAGAACTGCTCGTCCATGCCGCCGATCGTCTCGAAGGCGTGCGCGTTGACCGCCATGCACGTGCCAGCCACCCAGTCGACGTCGATCGGGCCCGCCGTCGAGGCGTCGGCCAGCAGGTCGTGCCTCGACAGGGGATTGTCCGGCCAGATCCGTGTGATGAGTGACGTACGACCCGCCAGGCCGGTCAGCATCGTCGGGAAGCGGCGAGCGGACCGTTGCACGGTGCCGCCGGGGGTCTGCACGCGCGCCCCGACGACCGCGGTATCGGCGTGCATCTCCAGGTAGTCAACCATCTGCTGTACCGAGCCCGGCTGGATGACGGTGTCCGGATTGAGGATCAGCAGGTGCCGTCCCTTGGCGACCCGCGCCCCGGCGTTGACCCCGGCCGAAAACCCAGGGTTCCTGTCGGTTGCGAACAACCGGATACGAGGATAGCGGGCGCGGACACGTTCGAGGTCAGGCTCCGACGAAGCGTGATCGATGACGACCACCTCCGCCCCGAGCTTCCCGTCGCTCGTGAGCGACGCGAGGCAGGCTTCCAGTTCGGCGTACGACTTGTAGTTGACAATGACGATCGAGACCAGTGGCGCCCGGTCAGCCGCCGCGGGGCCTGGCGTCACCGTGTCACCCGCATTTCCGTCAATGAGCGCTCCGGTCGGTCCCATTCGTCTCCACTCGTCCTCGGCTGAATGATACTGGAGGCGTCGGACGGTCACAACGGTATAGGTGATGGCGCGGTTTCAGACGCCCACCGGAGCCGGTCAGGAGACGACCTGCCTGAGGACCAGATCGAGACTGCCGATCGCCACGTCGACCCGCAGCTTGATCGGGATCCGCCGTTCGTCGGCCGAGATCCACACCGTCATCCTGCCGCCGACCGGGTGCCCCTGCTCGTCGAGGACGGTGGGCGTCACCCGCAGGGCAGTGACCGTGCCTGCCGGCGTCGTCACCGGCTCCGCGGTTCCAATGCCGAACGTCACGCGGTAGGTGGTGCCGCCGTCACACACCGGCATGGTCAGCCGCGACTGCGGCGCGAGCGGAACCGATCGCAGGGCGTACACCGCCGACAGGGCATCCTGCGTGTGGCGCGGAATCGCCACGACGGACTTGACGTTCGTAGTCGTCTGCACTTCGTATTCGGCCCGGTGGCCCAGATGGTCGAACCGGGTGATCCGCAGGCGGTGCCGTGCGCCCTCCTGGCTGTAGATCGAGCCCCGCTGGGGGAGCAACGCGTAGCAGTCGAGCAGCGTGTCGGCCTTGTAGTAGAGCGAGTGGAGCCGGGCCAGCAAGCCGACCGGTCGGCCCTCGGCGACGATGTAGTACGCCATCGATCCGAACGATGCCCGCCTCTCCTTGACGACCATGGTCGCCTCGCCGGCGGTGAGGTGACCCGACCAGGAGATGTCGTAGGTCAGCCGTTCGCCGGCCCGGAACGGCACCTTCGTGTCGGTTCTCGCCGGTAGCGGCAGAGGCTTCCTGGCCGGCTGAGCGGAGGACGGACTCGACGCCGGCTTCCGCGGCCGTCGAGTCTGAGCCTCCAGCGCGGCGAGTCCCGTCGCGAGCGCCAGCACGACCACGAGCGTTCGAGCGAGTCCGCGCGGCGTCGCGTTCCTCATCCTAGCGTCCGATCACACCATCGAGCGGGCTGCTCGCCGAGGCGTACATCTTCCGCGGGATCCGCCCGGCCAGGTACGCGAGTCGCCCGGCGTGGACCGCCAGCTTCATCGCCTCGGCCATGGCGACCGGTTCGCTGGCACCGGCAATCGCCGTGTTCATCAGGACGCCGTCGGCCCCCAGTTCCATCGCGAGCGCGGCGTCGGAGGCTGTGCCCACTCCTGCATCGACGATGACCGGCACCTGTACTTGTTCGCGGATGATCCGGATGTTGTTGGTGTTCTGGATGCCGAGTCCCGATCCGATCGGTGCGCCCAATGGCATGACGGCGGCGGCGCCGGCATCCACCAGTTTCCGGCACACGACGACGTCGTCGCTGACGTACGGGAGGACGATGAAGCCGTCCTTGACGAGCGCGCGTGTGGCCTCCAGGAGGGCCTCGTTGTCCGGGTAGAGGGTGCGTTCGTCGCCGATGACCTCGAGCTTGATCCAGTTCGAGAGGCCCGCCTCGCGCGCAAGGTGCGCCGTGCGGATCGCGTCGGCGGCGGTGTAACAGCCTGCCGTGTTCGGCAACAGCGCGTATCTCTTCGGGTCGATGTGGTCGAGCAGCGACTCGCGACTTCGGTCGCTGACGTTCACGCGTCGCACGGCAACCGTGACCATGGACGTGCCCGACGCTTCGAGCGCCCGCACCATCACCGGATACGACGAGTACTTACCGCTGCCGAGAATCAGTCGCGAGGACAACGTCTTGTCGCCGATGACGAGCGTGTCGGACATGAGCTTAGTCTCCGGACGGGGCGGCGCCGCCGCCCACGAAGTTGACGATTTCCAGTTGGTCACCCTCGCGAACCTCGACCTCGTCGAAGGTGGCACGCTTGAGCACCTTGAGATTGTGCTCGACGGCCACGCGTCTCGAATCGATGCCGAGCCTGGCAAGGAGCGCGGCGACCGACAACGGACCGGGCGTCTCGAACGGTTCACCGTTGAGCAGGATCTTCACGAAGAGACCTCGCAAATAATCGAGCGTACTGCCCGTACCGCGCAAAATCAAGCGGACCGGGGTCAGCGGGCAAGGATCAGGTCCGGCGTCAGATCCGGCGGTCGGTCCGCAGGAAGTCCACGCCGACACCGAGCGCGCCGGTCATCTGCCGCACCTGCTCCGTGCCGTCGGTCACCAGGTGGGCCGGGAGGCGCGGGTGCGGAGCTGGCCGGCTCAGCGCGCGTTGAATCGCAGCCTCATAGTCCTCGACCGCGCACTCCATCGTGTGGTGCGCGCTCCAGTACTCGCGGGCCGCGTGGCCGAGATCGCGACGCAGACTGGCGTCTGCTGCCAGCCGGCTCATCGCGAGACGCAGGGATTCGTCTTCGTCCAGAAGGTCGATCGCCACGGACACGGGACTGGCGTCCGATGGGCTACCGCCCCGGCGAGGGCCTCGGGCCGGGTCCGAGAACGCCGCCGGTCGCGGTCTCCAGGTCCGAGGGTCGAGGCAAGGCACATCGCCAGTATGGGCGAGGGCCGTGGTCACCGTCGGCTTGCCAACCGCGATCGCCCGAATCCACGTGCCGGACAGCTCGCGGCTGGTCGGCCAGCGCAGACAGAGGCACACATCGGCGGCGAGCACGTACGGCGCGAGGTCCTCGTCGGCCACATAACCGGCGATCCGCACACGGTCGTGGACGCCGAGCGCGCGGGCCTCTCCTTCCGCATCGTAGTACCCGGTCGTCCCGCCGGCGAGCAGGAGGTACGCGTCCGTGCCGTCGGCCACCAGGCGCGCCAGCGCCTGCAGGCCGGAACGGATCCGTTTCTCGCGGGTGACCAGGCCGAAGGCCGCAAACAGGACGCTCCCCTCGGGGATTCGGTGGCGGCGCCGGACCTCGGTGGCCGCGCGGACCGCCGCCTCGGTGACCGGGTCGATCATCCCGTGCCGGATCGTGGACACCTCGACGCCGTGCTCGCGCGTCAACTCGGCCGCCAGACAGGGTGCGTGAACCGCGACGAGCCGTGCGCTGCGGGCCACGAGGCGCACCATCGGCCAGAAGTAGTAGATCGTGTCGGCGAGGTCCGTGATGACGAGTTGCGTGAGATCGACGTGCGCCTCCGGATGGTTCGCGAGGAACTCGGCCTGGTAGTCCGCCACCCTCCCGGAGGTCAGCAGTGTCCGTGCGCGGGAATGGTGCAGGTGCCCGTCGTGCAGCACGACCAGGCCCGGATGACGGAACAGGTGCGGCCACATGAAGTCGTGGCACGCCGCGTTGCCGAGTTGATAGACGACCAGGTCGTACGGCGCCCGGAAGTGCTTCCACGCGAAGTCGAACGCGGAGAACACCGGGGGATGCGCGTCGGCGCGCGGCGTTGGCGGCGGCATCGGTGTCGTGAAGACGTCGATCGCGAAGCGAGGCGTCAATAGGGGGAGCAGCTCGGCATTGTACGCCGCAATGCCCGAGCGAGTCGGCGGCAGTGGGGTGAACCACGCGATGCGCGGCATCCGGATATTGTAACCGGGCGGCCCGGCAGACACCGAGCGCCACACTTCCGCTCGTTGACTTGCCCCGGTGCGTCCGATAGGATTGACGAGATTCCTGCTCTTCGAAACGAATCGGATTGGACGGCGGCGGTCAGCGCCCCTTTGGGAAACCGTTCACATGCAGGGTTGGCTTTCGATCCTCCTGTTGATGCTGCTCGGCGCGGCCTTTGGCGCAGGCTCGATCGTGCTGTCGGGCGTGCTGGGCCCGCGCAAACCCTCGCCCGAGAAGCTCGCGCCCTACGAGTGCGGCATGCCTCCGGTGTCGGACGCCCGCGAGCGTCATCCGATCAAGTTCTACCTGATCGCGATGATCTTCCTGCTGTTCGACATCGAGGTCGCGTTCCTGTATCCCTGGGCCATGGCGCTCCGCGACCTGCGATGGCCCGGGCTGGTGCAGATTGTCGTGTTCTTTGCGATTCTGGTGGCCGGTTACGCCTACGTGTGGAAGAAGGGCGCGCTCAACTGGGACAAACCATAGAAGCGAATCCATGGCTCTCGACATCGACATCCCCGTCCTGACGACGACCGTCGAGAAGATGGTGAACTGGGCGCGCAAGTCGTCGATCTGGCCCGTCACCTTCGGCCTCGCGTGCTGCGCGATCGAGATGATGGCGATGAGCGCGTCGCGCTACGACATCGCCCGTTTCGGCGCCGAGGTGTTCCGCGGATCGCCCCGTCAATCGGACCTGATGATCGTCGCCGGCCGCCTCTCCCGAAAGATGGCCCCGGCCCTGCGCCGGATCTACGACCAGATGCCGGAGCCCAAGTGGGTGATCTCGATGGGCGCCTGCGCGTCGGTGGGGGGCGTCTTCGACAACTACGCGATCGTGCAGGGGGTCGATCAGATCGTGCCGGTGGACGTCTTCGTACCCGGCTGCCCGCCGCGGCCCGAGTCGCTGATCTACGGCATCATCCAGCTGCAGAAGAAGATCAGCGAGTCGAAGCTGATTGTGAAGGCGGGGTAACGACGTGGATGCTGCCTCGATCATCGCCAAGCTGCAGACGACGATGCCCGCCGTCGATTTCACGCCAGATCCCGCGACGGACCGGCCAACGGTCGTCGTGCCGCGCGAGCACCTCGTCGACACCTGCCGCGTGCTGCGCGATCAGCCGGTGTTCCTCTACGGCGTGCTCACCGATGTCACGGCCGTGGATCGGTGGCCCGCGGAGCCGCGCTTCGAAGTGGTGTACCACCTCCTCTCGGTCGATCGGACCTCCCTGCTCCGGCTGAAGGTGCGCGTCCCGGGGGAGGACGCGCACGTGCCGACGATCAAGGGCATCTGGGCGTCGGCCGGGTGGCTGGAACGCGAGGTGTGGGACCTGTTCGGCGTCGTCTTCGACGGCCACGACGACCTGCGCCGTCTGGTGATGCCCGAGGACTGGGACGGCCACCCCCTCCGCAAGGATTACCCGGTGCAGATCACGATGAAGCCCAAGGTCTACGAGCCGCTGCAGCTGACCGAGCAGGAGTTCCGAGCGAACATTGCCGCCGACCGGACCGTGCGCGGCGGCTCGAAGAAGACCGTATGACCGCGGGCGAGCGACACCGCGCGCTCGAGGCCATATTTGCCGAGACGGTGCGCCTTCACCAGGAGGTGCAGTCCGCGGGTCACGGGCCGATCCTGGCTGCGGCCGAGGCGCTCCGAACGGCGCTGGCAGGCGGACGGAAGGTGCTGGTGTGCGGCAACGGCGGCAGCGCGGCCGACGCACAGCACTTCGCCGCCGAGCTGGTGGGCCGGTTCGTCCGCGAGCGCGCGGCCTGGCCTGCGATGGCGCTCACGACAGACACCAGCACGCTGACCGCCATCGGCAACGACTACGGGTTCGACCGGGTCTTCGCACGGCAGGTGGAGGCGCACGGCCACCCCGGGGACTTGTTGCTGGGGATCTCGACGAGCGGCGGCTCACCGAACGTGATGGCCGCGGTGACCGTGGCGCGCACGCGCGGGTTGATGACGATTGGCCTGACCGGCGGCGATGGAGGCGCGCTCGGCCGCGCGGTGGACATCCACCTGAACGTGCCGACGGCCTCCGCGGCCCGCGCCCAGGAGGTGCACTGCACGATCCTGCATGTCCTGTGTGACCTCGTGGAGGCGGAACTGACGGGTGCCTGATCTGAGAACGTGGGTCTTCGATGCCTGAGCTGAGAACCGAGACGATGACCGTCAACATGGGGCCGCAGCACCCGAGCACGCACGGCGTGCTGCGGCTCGTGCTTCGCCTCGACGGCGAGACGGTCGTCGGGGCCGACACGACGGTCGGGTATCTGCACACCGGCATCGAGAAGACGACCGAGCAGAAGAAGTACCAGCAGGTGATTCCGCTCGTCGAGCGGATGGACTATCTCAGCGCGCATTCGAACAGCCTCGGCTTCGCGTTGTCGGTCGAGAAGCTCCTCGGCATCGAGCTGCCGGAGCGCGTGCAGTGGATCCGCGTGCTGCTCGCCGAGCTCCAGCGGTTGAACAGCCATCTCGTGTGGCTGGCCACGCACGCGATGGAGGTTGGCGCGGTGACGGTGATGTTGTACTGCTTCCGCGAGCGGGAGCTGTTCCTCAACATCAACGAGCTCATCGCCGGCTTCCGCATGTTCCCGAGCTACATCCGCGTGGGCGGCCTGCGCGAGGATCTGCCGAACGGTTTCCACGCCGCGGTGAGGGACGTCCTCGATCGGATGCCCGCCAAGCTGGTCGAGTACGAAGACCTGCTCACGCACAATCAGATCTACATCAAGCGAACACGAAACGTCGGCATCGTGCCGCACGACGATGCCGTGGCCCTGGGGCTGGTGGGTCCGATCGCGCGGGCGTCGGGCGTCCCGTACGACGTGCGCAAGGCGTTCCCGTATTCCGGCTACGAGACGTTCGACTTCGACGTGCCCATCGGCTCGAACGGCGACGTCTACGACCGTTACCTGGTGCGCATCGAGGAGATGTACCAGTCGATGAGGATCTGCCGGCAGGCGCTCGACCGGATCGCCCCGACCGGACCCTTTGCGGTCAACGACCCGCGGATTGCGCCGCCGCCGAAAGACCGGGTCTACACGGAGATGGAGGCGCTGATCCAACACTTCCTGCTCTATTCGCAGGGATTCGTCGTGCCGGCCGGCGAGGCGTACGTCCCGGTCGAGGGGCCGCGTGGCGAACACGGCTGCTACGTCGTGTCGGACGGCAGCAACCGTCCATGGCGCGTGAAGAT
This region of Vicinamibacterales bacterium genomic DNA includes:
- the nuoD gene encoding NADH dehydrogenase (quinone) subunit D produces the protein MPELRTETMTVNMGPQHPSTHGVLRLVLRLDGETVVGADTTVGYLHTGIEKTTEQKKYQQVIPLVERMDYLSAHSNSLGFALSVEKLLGIELPERVQWIRVLLAELQRLNSHLVWLATHAMEVGAVTVMLYCFRERELFLNINELIAGFRMFPSYIRVGGLREDLPNGFHAAVRDVLDRMPAKLVEYEDLLTHNQIYIKRTRNVGIVPHDDAVALGLVGPIARASGVPYDVRKAFPYSGYETFDFDVPIGSNGDVYDRYLVRIEEMYQSMRICRQALDRIAPTGPFAVNDPRIAPPPKDRVYTEMEALIQHFLLYSQGFVVPAGEAYVPVEGPRGEHGCYVVSDGSNRPWRVKMRSPSLMSCQALPKMIVGGLIADVIAVIGSIDVVMGDVDR
- a CDS encoding NADH-quinone oxidoreductase subunit B family protein, which codes for MALDIDIPVLTTTVEKMVNWARKSSIWPVTFGLACCAIEMMAMSASRYDIARFGAEVFRGSPRQSDLMIVAGRLSRKMAPALRRIYDQMPEPKWVISMGACASVGGVFDNYAIVQGVDQIVPVDVFVPGCPPRPESLIYGIIQLQKKISESKLIVKAG
- a CDS encoding D-sedoheptulose 7-phosphate isomerase produces the protein MTAGERHRALEAIFAETVRLHQEVQSAGHGPILAAAEALRTALAGGRKVLVCGNGGSAADAQHFAAELVGRFVRERAAWPAMALTTDTSTLTAIGNDYGFDRVFARQVEAHGHPGDLLLGISTSGGSPNVMAAVTVARTRGLMTIGLTGGDGGALGRAVDIHLNVPTASAARAQEVHCTILHVLCDLVEAELTGA
- a CDS encoding NADH-quinone oxidoreductase subunit C encodes the protein MDAASIIAKLQTTMPAVDFTPDPATDRPTVVVPREHLVDTCRVLRDQPVFLYGVLTDVTAVDRWPAEPRFEVVYHLLSVDRTSLLRLKVRVPGEDAHVPTIKGIWASAGWLEREVWDLFGVVFDGHDDLRRLVMPEDWDGHPLRKDYPVQITMKPKVYEPLQLTEQEFRANIAADRTVRGGSKKTV